The proteins below are encoded in one region of Polypterus senegalus isolate Bchr_013 chromosome 2, ASM1683550v1, whole genome shotgun sequence:
- the LOC120523900 gene encoding protein ALP1-like isoform X2, with translation MIWVNPQNQRRKQEGDYYILMSELHLDRDRHRAYFRMSAEQMEDLLCLIGPDITKMSTNYRAPIEPKQRLAVTLRYLGSGESFTSLALSYRLGISTVSACVDDTCKAIIKRMLQSHMPLPSEDEWKAISQNFGQKWNFPNCLGAIDVKRIHIKVPTHIGSQYFHYEKETSVFLLALVDADYRFRMINVSEFKGDEGLYANSSIGKGLENKSLNIPEDYVLPGLSYVDKLPFTIVGTAAFPLKTYLMRVYPGQRLSKEKRIFNYRLLRATDVAENAFGILISRWRIFYRRIKLHPKKVEQLITAACILHNYVLNPSECEGWLYEGETTGGSLESVHNVGSNRANWDAVCVRKMFCQYFCSPEGSLPWQDKMV, from the exons ATGATATGGGTGAATCCACAGAACCAAAGGCGAAAACAGGAAGGAGACTATTATATCTTGATGTCTGAGTTACATTTAGATAGAGACCGTCATCGTGCCTATTTTCGCATGAGTGCAGAACAGATGGAAGATCTACTATGTTTAATTGGGCCAGATATTACAAAGATGTCAACAAATTACAGAGCTCCTATTGAACCAAAGCAAAGGTTAGCAGTCACACTCAG gtATCTGGGATCAGGTGAATCATTTACCAGTCTTGCCCTGAGTTATCGACTTGGCATTTCAACTGTATCAGCTTGCGTAGATGACACTTGCAAAGCAATTATTAAAAGAATGTTACAATCTCACATGCCTCTTCCCAGTGAGGATGAGTGGAAAGCTATTTCCCAGAATTTTGGACAAAAGTGGAATTTTCCCAACTGCCTTGGGGCAATAGATGTAAAACGCATTCACATTAAGGTTCCCACACATATTGGAAGCCAGTATTTTCACTATGAAAAAGAAACCTCAGTTTTTCTGCTGGCTTTAGTTGATGCAGATTATCGGTTTAGAATGATAAATGTTTCTGAATTTAAAGGAGATGAAGGACTTTATGCAAACTCTTCAATTGGAAAAGGATTAGAAAACAAGTCTCTAAACATTCCTGAAGATTATGTTTTACCAGGTCTAAGTTATGTTGATAAGTTGCCATTCACTATTGTGGGTACTGCAGCTTTCCcacttaaaacatatttaatgagGGTGTACCCTGGCCAAAGACTTTCAAAAGAGAAGCGTATTTTCAACTACCGTTTGTTAAGGGCAACAGATGTAGCAGAAAATGCCTTTGGAATTCTTATTTCAAGATGGAGGATCTTTTATAGGAGAATTAAACTTCATCCCAAAAAGGTTGAACAACTGATAACAGCTGCATGTATTCTACATAATTATGTACTAAATCCCAGTGAATGTGAGGGATGGCTTTATGAAGGTGAAACAACTGGTGGCAGTCTAGAGTCTGTGCACAACGTGGGTAGTAATCGAGCAAATTGGGATGCCGTTTGCGTCAGAAAAATGTTCTGCCAATATTTCTGCTCGCCAGAAGGAAGCTTACCATGGCAGGATAAAATGGTGTGA
- the LOC120523900 gene encoding protein ALP1-like isoform X1: MEHILADKKKTAALLLYLKRRRRRMIWVNPQNQRRKQEGDYYILMSELHLDRDRHRAYFRMSAEQMEDLLCLIGPDITKMSTNYRAPIEPKQRLAVTLRYLGSGESFTSLALSYRLGISTVSACVDDTCKAIIKRMLQSHMPLPSEDEWKAISQNFGQKWNFPNCLGAIDVKRIHIKVPTHIGSQYFHYEKETSVFLLALVDADYRFRMINVSEFKGDEGLYANSSIGKGLENKSLNIPEDYVLPGLSYVDKLPFTIVGTAAFPLKTYLMRVYPGQRLSKEKRIFNYRLLRATDVAENAFGILISRWRIFYRRIKLHPKKVEQLITAACILHNYVLNPSECEGWLYEGETTGGSLESVHNVGSNRANWDAVCVRKMFCQYFCSPEGSLPWQDKMV, encoded by the exons ATGG AGCACATACTAGCAGACAAAAAGAAGACCGCAGCTCTACTTCTTTACTTGAAACGGCGGCGACGCAGGATGATATGGGTGAATCCACAGAACCAAAGGCGAAAACAGGAAGGAGACTATTATATCTTGATGTCTGAGTTACATTTAGATAGAGACCGTCATCGTGCCTATTTTCGCATGAGTGCAGAACAGATGGAAGATCTACTATGTTTAATTGGGCCAGATATTACAAAGATGTCAACAAATTACAGAGCTCCTATTGAACCAAAGCAAAGGTTAGCAGTCACACTCAG gtATCTGGGATCAGGTGAATCATTTACCAGTCTTGCCCTGAGTTATCGACTTGGCATTTCAACTGTATCAGCTTGCGTAGATGACACTTGCAAAGCAATTATTAAAAGAATGTTACAATCTCACATGCCTCTTCCCAGTGAGGATGAGTGGAAAGCTATTTCCCAGAATTTTGGACAAAAGTGGAATTTTCCCAACTGCCTTGGGGCAATAGATGTAAAACGCATTCACATTAAGGTTCCCACACATATTGGAAGCCAGTATTTTCACTATGAAAAAGAAACCTCAGTTTTTCTGCTGGCTTTAGTTGATGCAGATTATCGGTTTAGAATGATAAATGTTTCTGAATTTAAAGGAGATGAAGGACTTTATGCAAACTCTTCAATTGGAAAAGGATTAGAAAACAAGTCTCTAAACATTCCTGAAGATTATGTTTTACCAGGTCTAAGTTATGTTGATAAGTTGCCATTCACTATTGTGGGTACTGCAGCTTTCCcacttaaaacatatttaatgagGGTGTACCCTGGCCAAAGACTTTCAAAAGAGAAGCGTATTTTCAACTACCGTTTGTTAAGGGCAACAGATGTAGCAGAAAATGCCTTTGGAATTCTTATTTCAAGATGGAGGATCTTTTATAGGAGAATTAAACTTCATCCCAAAAAGGTTGAACAACTGATAACAGCTGCATGTATTCTACATAATTATGTACTAAATCCCAGTGAATGTGAGGGATGGCTTTATGAAGGTGAAACAACTGGTGGCAGTCTAGAGTCTGTGCACAACGTGGGTAGTAATCGAGCAAATTGGGATGCCGTTTGCGTCAGAAAAATGTTCTGCCAATATTTCTGCTCGCCAGAAGGAAGCTTACCATGGCAGGATAAAATGGTGTGA